From the genome of Acomys russatus chromosome 27, mAcoRus1.1, whole genome shotgun sequence, one region includes:
- the Smim19 gene encoding small integral membrane protein 19 has translation MAGSYGVMGDDGSIDYTVHEAWNEATNVYLIVILVSFGLFMYAKRNKRKIMRIFSVPPPEETLSEPNFYDTMSKIRLRQQLEMHSISRKYEHQQPQSQADSVQLSLE, from the exons ATGGCTGGAAGTTATGGTGTGATGGGTGATGACGGCTCTATTGATTACACAGTCCATGAAGCCTGGAACGAGGCCACCAATGTTTACTTGATAGTGATCCTTGTTAGCTTTGGCCTCTTCATGTATGCCAAGAG gaataaaaggaaaattatgagAATATTTAGTGTGCCACCTCCAGAAGAAACCTTGTCAGAGCCCAATTTTTACGACACAATGAGCAAAATTCGCTTAAGACAGCAATTGGAAATGCATTCGATTT caagAAAGTATGAGCATCAGCAGCCACAGAGCCAAGCTGACAGTGTGCAGCTCTCGCTGGAGTGA